CGAACGCAACATAGGCCGGGTCCGACCGCGTGGTGGTGACGATGCGGTTGCGGTTTAGCTGACGGGCATCCGGCTCACAAATCGGCAGAGTGGACCAGAGCGATGTCGGGAACCGGTCGCGTGGGGGCAGTGGCGCTACCTTCTCGGCGACGGGCACGGAACCGAATTCTTCGCTGGCGGGTGCCGGGCCGAATTCTTCGCGAGCCTTGCGCAAGGCCGTCTGAATCCGCCCAACGCCACCGTCGGACTGCGCATGTTCGGGAAAAGCCGGGATGATGGTTTCCTGTTTCATGGTCACGTCACACCGCCCGCCGCGTGAATGGGTTGCCCAAGCCGGTTCGGCGCAGCCATGAAGAGGCCGACGTCTGGATCAATCCGGCCAGGCGCATCATCTGTGTGAAGCCCGGAAGCTGGTTCCAGATCTCGCTCGGCCCTTCATTGTCGCGGGGGATGTAGGCGATCGTCGCCAGCGGCTGGGTTTGCAGCAACTCGGCCAGCTCGTTCGGCCGGCGGATGGTCTTGTTCAGCAATTCGAGCAGGACGACTAGACCGAGACCGGCGCCGATGCCCGCAGCCAGCCCGACGCCCGCGATGCGGCGACGGTTCGGTTGGAAGGCTTTCTCCGGCACGACGGCCGGCTCGATCATCGACAGGCGTCCGCCCTTGGAACGGATTTCGATCTGCTCGCCGGTCGAGGCCTGCGCCAGCATCGCGGTGGCGGTATTATACTGTTCCTGGATATTGGCGCGGTTGCGGTTGAGCGAGTTCAGCGTCGTCTCGTTGGCCGGCGTCGCCGCGATGGACTTCGCCAGATCCGCGAGGTTTTTGGTGATCGAAGCCTTTTCCTGGGTGATGAAACGCAGCCGCTCGTCGATGTCCGACAGCTGGACATCCAGTTCGGTCGGCCCGGCCTTGCCGCCAGCGGCATTGGCAGCCTGAGCGTCTTTCAGGCTCTTTTGCACCGCTGCGATGCGGGCGCGCAGCGCAACGACGTTGGGACTGTTTTCCGCGAAGACGGTGAGCTGATCGGCCAGAGCCCTGTTCATGTCCTGCAGCATCTGTTCTTCGGGGCTGAGGGGACCCGCGCTGGCAACACGGCCGGTGTTGGCGAACAGCGAGACGAGATTGTCGCGCCGGCTGTGCAGCGCCGCCTCGTCACGCTCCAGCTGCGCGAGCCTTTCCTGCTGCGCACCCTGCTGGCTGCGCCTGAAATCGAGGCTGTCGGGCAATGCATCCTTGTTGGCGTTCTTGAACTTGAGGATGTCAGCCTCGATGCGGGTCAACTCGACGCCCAGCCTTTTGTTTTCCTGATCGAAGAACTGCATGGTGTCGCTGGCCCGTCCGGTGCGCATGCTGAGGTTCTTGCTCAGCATCGTCTCGACCAGATCGTTGGCGACCTTTGCCGCGAGATCGGGATCCTTCGCGTCGAAGGAAATGCTGAAGACTGTCGTGTTCTGAGGATCCCTGGTCGTGCTCAGCTCGACCGGCTCAAAATGGATGCGGTCGCGCATGTCGTCGGCCATTTCGAGCCCTGTGAGCCCTTCACCCTTGTTGGGGTAAACGTTCTGACGCTGGGCGAGCGCAACGAGATTATCCTGCGTGACGATTTCCTGCTCGATGAGCGCGAACTGGTCGGCAGCGCTGATCGGTACTGTCGTGCGCGCCATCTCGGCGGGAATTTGCGGGGCCTCGACGAGTATCTTGGCACTGGCGCGATAGAGCGGCGGCAACAGCAATGCCAAGACGATGCCGCCGATCGTAAAGGCGGCAACAATCCCCACCAGGTAAGGCAACCGCCTGAGGAGAATGGAGAGATAAAAACGGATGTCCAGGTCGTCCATCGCGAGGTCGCTCGGCCCGATGTGTATCCGGCCATATTCGAGGACCGGCAGGCCCGGCGATAGACAGCCTATAGGTGCTGTCCCGCCGGTGTGTGGCGTTGCTGGCGTTCATCCTTTTTGCGGGGCGCATCCCCCCTACGCATTACGGTCGCCTTCGACGGGACCTCTGGTCTCGCCATCTCGGCCTGAGCGCGAGGAGATTTCGATGTTGTGGGTGCGCGCGAACTGTATGGTTTCCACGCGAAGACCTTCGATGAAGGCTATTTCATCCTGCAGGAACAATATCCGCTGCATGGCTTGCGTCATCGCATTGGTCAGGTCGTCGACCTTGCCGGAAATGGCCTTGCCACCTTCATTTTCAAGCGCCTGCATCGAAAAGGCAGCGCGCTCCGCCGCCTGTCGATATCGTACCTGCAGACCCTTGCGCTCGCGGTCGATCTTCGTGCCAACGACTTTCAGTGTGTCCACCAGCTGGCGCAAAAGCGCGGCGTCGTTTTCGCGATCGCGTACGTGGTTTCGAACCCCGAAACTGAACAACGCCATTGGTCCCTTCTCCTCCTTAGACTGTGGCCGCGGCCCGGTCCGCTACTACGGACTCGACTGCCCCACATCGCGCCCGATCAGATCGGAACGGTTCGCATCGACGGCCTCTTTGCGACGACGCCGGCGACTTGCGAGCTGAGCCTGCGCAGATAGGAATCGCCCAGCCACAGAGCCAGTTTCATGATCGTGAAGGTCGGGTTGGCGCTGCCCGCCGTCGGAAACACCGACGCGCTGAGCGCGGCCACATTGGGCACTTCGTGACACCACAAATCAGGGTCGACAACAGAATCCTCAACCACCGTACCCATTCTGGTCGAGCCGGACGGATGCGCGCACGCTTCGGCCCGGTCGATGATTTGCGCCGCTCCCTCTCCTCGCGCCACCAACCAGGTCAACGGGCATATCCGGTCGAAACCGGCCTGGGTCCAGTACGCGCCGATGCGCGCGACACAGGATTGGAAAGTTTGCTCTTCCGTTTCCGTTGGTCCCCATTCGAACAGCGCCTTGGGCATGCCGAAGCGGTCGCGCTTCTCGGCAAGGCTGATGCGGTTGGCCCGGTGCGGCAATTGCTCGACACAGACCAGCAGCCGCAAGTCAACGGAAGCGGGAATGTAGAGCTGGTTGCGCATGATGCGCCACCAGGCGGCACGCGATACAAGGCCGAGGTTCCTGGACACGCGCCATATGTCGCCGGGATCGACGCGCCCCCGCTGCAATCCCTGCGCCAGACGCTTGATGTCGGCCAGTGGGCTTTCGGCGATGTCCATGGCGACATAGGCAAAGGCACTGGCGACCGCATCGTCATGCTGTGCTGATTTCGACAGTTCCAGATGCAGGTCTCGGCGCACGGAATTGACGAAGCGGTAGCCGAAAAGCCGGTTGGTGGCCGACGGATCACCGCGGCCGATCGTGGCGACTTCCGCCTTGAGATGATCCTGGAAATAGCGGCCGAGCACCCGGCAACGGCGGAAGGCATGTCCTTCCGAAATCCGATCCAGCAGCAAAAGCAGCCGCGTCGTTTCGATGGTGCCGGCGGCGATGACGAAATCGTTCGCGCGAACCGTAAGTGTCTTACCACCCAGGCTTCGAGCAGTGATGGCACTCAAGCACCCCGCGGCCCTATCCAGCTCGAAATCGCAGACGGTCGCGCCCAGCCAGATTTCCACTCCCGGCAGGTTTCTCAGGTCGTCGGCTAGCACCGTTGCGATGTTACATTGCTTGAAGGTCGGACACTTCGCCCAGCGCGGCGTCAAGGTCGTGTCGAAAGCGGGAAACATGGCTACGTCCGGCCGGTCGCCCGAAATATGCTCGTAGGAATCATGTCCCGTACCAAACAGGCTCTCGATCTCATGATGATATGCCTCGAGCTCGCCGAGCTGCAACGGCCATCGGGATTGCGAAATATAGGGGCGTGCACTGCTTTCGTGCGCGCTGATCGGGATCATCCGCCCGCCCCAACGGGTTGAGGAGCCGCCAAGACCGCGATAGCGCCCGGTCAAGGCCCGCGTATAGCGCGTAGCCGGGTCCTCGATTTCGTTCAGGCGATGGATTTCGTCATCAAAGCCTTCGATGCCGCTCTCGACGACAACGACCTTCCGCCCGCCTTGGGCGAGCCGGCGTGCAAACAGGAGTCCGCCAATGCCGGCACCGATCACGCATATCTGCGCGTCAATAAACCTCGAGCTTTCTTCGATTTCATCTAGTAATATCTTTGCCATATCTAACTTCTTTTCTTATAAATACGATTGCTTACTTTAATGTTTTTCTTTAAAACTGTAAATATATCCAATATTAATTATTGACTTTACAATTTATACGTGCCTTACTTATCGGCAATCGACAGGAGAGCATATGTCTTCGCATCCTCGCCTGAGCATTGTCATTCCTCACCTGAACGAACCTGACAGTTTGCAACGCTGCCTGGCGGCATTGAACGCACAGAGGAATCCGAACATTCCGTTCGAGATCATTGTGGTCGACAACGGGTCGCGGATACCGCCGCGCGCCGCTTGCGCGGCGGTTCCGGGGGTTAGGCTCGAAAGAGAATCCATTCCCGGTCCGGGCCCGGCCCGGAACCGCGGCGCAGCGGTAGCGAATGCGGATCTGCTCGCCTTCATCGACGCCGACTGTGTCGCGGCACCAGGATGGGTCCAGTCGATCGTTGCATTCATGGACAGCCAACCCGACATCGCCTTCCTCGGCGGGGATATCGGAATCTTGCCCACGCGCCCTGAGCGGTTGACAGCCATCGAAGCCTATGAATGCGTCTTCAGCTATCGCGCCAAACTCTATGTCGAACGGTATGGATTTGCCGCTACCGGCAACATGGCGGTGCGGGCCGATGTATTTCGCGCTGTGGGGCCGTTCGGCGGCATTGCGACGATGGAAGACACCGAATGGGGCCAGCGCGCCAGCGGCCGCGGATTGCGCATCGCTTATCTGCCGGAAGCCAAGGTGCTCACGCCTTCCTGCAAGTCCTTCGCGGAATTGAAACGTCGGTGGGACAGGCACATTTCGCATGAATTCGGAAAGGTCGGTCGTCATCCCGCGCGTGTCCTTTCATGGCTCGCGGAAAGCACGCTGGTCGCAGCCTCCCCGCCGATCGGCCTTGTTTCGATCCTCCGATCGAACCGTGTCGCCGGGTTGCGAGAGCGGTGCCTGGCGTTTGCTTGTCTGACCCGGGTTCGCCTCTACCGCGCCCGGCGCATGCTCAGCCTGGCATTCCACAACAATACCGCAGTCGTGGTCGGGTCATGGAATAGGGAAAAGTCGTAGGGGACACTCCAACTGGCGTAGCCCAGCAGCATCAAAGATGCGGTCGAGGGCGGCGCACCGCCTCCCATCTCCACCGAAAGCTCATCGCTATCATCAGTTTCAAGATTGCCGCAGCCTGCCGGGGCGTACGCAGCGTATCTTCGGATGACCGCACTCGACGCGTCGGGATTGGGCGATACCGATTTCATCCAACAAGACAGCGCGTCCGATATCAGAAATACTACTTACCGTTGCCATTTTCTATTTTTCGAACCGAACTAGATCAATACTTTAAATTCATGGATAGATAGAAGCTATACGTATCTAGATACAATTGAATATTGAAACAAATATCAGAATACAAGACCATAATAGTTACAATATATATGTGAAACGGCGGAACATTCACACCCGCCGAGCATAATTTACTGCGCGACTGCTTGCAGCCGCTCCCTTTGTCAAAAATCACGGTGTCATGAATGCTGGACGATCCGCCCAGAGCGTATCCGCTTGGCCTTCCGCTCGACATGATCCCTGCCGGTCAGGGCTTATGGCCGAGGAAAGTCTATTTCCGTGCAAAGCGCATGTTCGATTGCGTCGCCGTACTGGCGGCCGCACCACTGGTGCTGCCTGTGATAGGCACGCTCGCATTTTTCGTGCGCCGGGACGGCGAGAAGGCATTCTATTGCCAGGACCGCGTCGGCAGAAACGGCAAGACGTTCAAGCTCTGGAAGCTGCGCTCGATGATACCGAACGCGGAGGCTGTTCTGGAGCAATATCTTTGCGAAAATCCCGCTGCGCGAGCCGAATGGGACGCCAATCAGAAGCTCAGAAACGACCCCAGGATCACCAGACTCGGCCGCTATCTGCGCAAATACTCGATCGACGAGCTGCCGCAGTTGCTCAACGTGCTGCTCGGCGACATGAGCCTTGTCGGCCCACGCCCGATGTGCCCTGAACAGCAGCCATATTATCCCGGCACCGCCTATTTCTTTCTGCGCCCGGGCCTGACCGGCCCCTGGCAAATCAGCGACCGCAACGGATGCCCGTTCGCGGAGCGCGCGACTTATGACACGCGCTATTTTCACACCATGTCATTCAGTACGGACATGCGGATCATCCTGCGGACGGCTGGGGTGCTGGTCCGAGGAACAGGCCTCTGACCGATGCAAGATCATGCTGACACCCCCAGCCGGCGATGAAGCGGACCTATTTGTGAGAATAGGCCTCCAGATGCCTGGCGCTGAAATCGTCCGGGAACATATCGTTGATCTTGAAGGCCACTTCCGTTCGGTTGGTGGCTCTCAACTTCTTCATGATATTTCGAATATGCACCTTCACCGTGCTCTCGCGCAGATGAAGCTCGTAAGCGATGATCTTGTTTGCCTTTCCACGCCTCAAGGCCTCGGCGACCTCTGTCTGGCGTAGAGTGAACATGCCCGCCATCGGGTGAATGGTTTCGCCGCCCGCTTCGAGTGCCTTGCGCATCGCAAGCACGCTGCTTGCCGGCACAAAGACACCGCCGGCGAGCGCAAGGCTAATGGCCTCGACGCATATGCCAATGTTTACCGACGATGGGATGTAGCCGCGTGCGCCGCATTCCAAGGCCTTCAGGATTTGCGGCAATTCATCAGAATCCGCCATGACGATGACCGGCGTATCCTGGAATTCGGTGGTCAGCCCGCGAAGTTCCTCGGCGACCGAGGATTCACTCATTTTCCGGCCACCTATATTGAAGAGAATGGCCGATATGTTCGGATGAAGACTGCGCTTCGACTTCCACTCCTCTATCGAGGCGAAAGCCCGAACTTCCAGCCCAGTATTCTGCGCGGCAATACTCTGGGCAAAACATTCCCGGCCGAGCATGCGGGTGTCGATCATTGCCACGGCGCGTATGGTCGGATGCGGTAGCGCAATGGCATTCTCGCCAGCAATTGTTGACCGCTCCGGGTGGAAATGCACTGGATCAAGACTACTGCTATTTTCAACTGTCAGACTCATGGCTCTGAACTCCTTTAGGGATATCCGGCACGATGTCGGAACATGCCCGCTACCGCTTTTCAGAGCTTTCGTGGTGGCTGATGCAACCCCCATCAACTCCCCGTCGGCAGCGCGAACGCTGAATATTTGCACGAAACCCATTCGGCGTAATTAATTTGGATTAACCGATTGTTCACCACGTCGCGGCCGCTACTCCCATAGCTCTATGAATTTTACCACAACGCATATCTTCTAAAATTAAATATACTAATCCATATGATCAATCGTGCGAGAATTTACACAATCATACGCCAAAGCAATCTCAAGCACATATGAAGGCTAGACCGTTTTGGAAGACTAGATCAATGGATATCAACCATCATAACATGTCGATATGAATGCAAGATTTCGGTGCGCGTCGATGGAGAAGTATGTTGGTATCATGAAGACCGCCGCGATAAACTCGAAGCCGCCGCTGAGCACCGAACGGGCCGATCTTGTTGGCTGCAGGCATTCCGCACATGATGGCAGAAACGTTATTATGTTTCCTCGACCGACATGAACGCCTTTCAGGCTCAATGACAGAACCGGCAAAGCAATGGCGTAAAGTGCAATTGAAAATATTTCCGACAACCGCGAGAGTCCGCAACTGTTCCAGATCTGATCTGAAAACCGATTAACCCGCTAGCGGAAGTTGGAACCAGAACAACAACGGTAACCTGTTTGGTCACAGCATCTAACCCTTCCAAACTAATGGACGCCATCACTCTCAAGCTTGGCGCCTTTCTCACGCTTGGGCCGCGGGAAAAAACGATGCTTGAGGCGCTGCAGGAAACCGCCATCACCCTCAAGCCGGGTAGAGACCTCATCCAGGAAGGGGAGCACCATCACGCCGCGTACATCCTGCGCAACGGATGGGCTTGCTCCCACAAGCAAATGCGGGACGGCGGGCGGCAGATCATCGACATCCAGATTCCCGGCGACTTCATCGGGCTGCGCAGCTTGCTGTTGCGGACCTCGGACCAGGGCTTTACCACGCTGACCGACGTCGAACTGGCCAAGATCGGTACGGAAAAGATCTGGGACATGTTTCGCGTTACCCCGCGTCTGGCCGTGGCCCTGTTGTGGGTTGCCTCATGCGACCAGGCCGTGGTGGTGGAGCACCTGGTCAATATCGGCAAGCGCGATGCTCTGGCACGTACGGCTCACTTCCTGCTGGAGCTCGGGTCGAGGTTGAGCCTGGTCGGTCACGGCGAGGCCGACAGCTATGCCTGCCCGTTATCCCAGAGTATCCTCGCCGACGCGCTGGGCGTCACCGCCATTCACCTCAACCGTGTTCTTCGCCAGTTGCGCGAAGCAAAACTGCTTGTGTTCAAGGATGGTGTCATCACCATCCTGGACAGAAAGCGGCTTGCTGAAATGGCCGGGTTCGATTCCATCTACCTTGACCACCAACCACCGGTTCGCGACTGATCGAACCGGTGGCTCCGGCCGTTTCCCGATCCATCACCACGAGCCAGCGCTTGCCGAATGGCCGCCGGCTAAGGAGATGGCACCGGCCGTCCCGTGGTGCGAGCCTCCCGCCTCAGAACGATCCGACGGATCACGACATAAAAGACCGGCGTCAGGATCAATCCGAAAAGCGTGACGCCAAGCATGCCGGCGAACACCGCGATGCCCATGGCATGACGCATCTCGGCGCCCGCGCCTGTCGCAATGACGAGGGGCACCACGCCCGCGATGAAGGCAAGCGATGTCATCAGGATCGGCCTCAGACGCAGGCGCGCGGCTTCGAGTACCGCCGCGAGCGGATCCCTGCCCTTCTTTTCCTCTTCGTGGGCAAACTCCACAATCAAGATGGCGTTCTTGGCCGCGAGACCCACCAGCACGACGAAAGCAATCTGGGTGAAGATGTTGTTGTCACCGCTGGAAAACCAGACCCCGGCGATGGCGGAGAGCAGCGCCAACGGCGCGATGAGCAGCACCGCGAAAGGCAGAGACCAGCTGTTATACTGAGCGGCCAGGATCAGGAACGCCAACAGCACCGCCAGGGGGAACACGATCATTGCCGTGTTGCCGGCTAATTTCTCCTGATAGGTCAGGTCGGTCCACTCAAAGGCCATGCCAGCCGGCAGCGTTTCGTTCAGAATACGTTCGATCGCCGCCGTAGCCTGCCCCGACGAATACCCCGGAGCCGGACCTCCGGTGATGTCGACCGACGGATAGCCGTTGTAATGCATCACTCGATCCGGCCCCGAACTGGTAGCGATGGTTGCAAGGGCTGCGAGCGGCAGCATCTCGCCCGCCGCATTGCGAACCTTGAGGCGCGCTATGTCGTCGACCTGAGCGCGGAACGGCTCGTCGGCCTGAACGATGACGCGGTAGGTACGCCCGAAACGATTGAAGTCGTTGGCGTACAGGGACCCCAGATTGACCTGCAACGTGTCGAAGACCGCCGTCAGCGGAACGCCCTGAGCCTTGGCTTTCACGCGGTCGAGATCGACCTGGACCTGCGGCGCGTTCACCTGGAAACTCGCCATCATGCCGGCAAGCTCCGGTGCCTGCATGGCCCTCGCCATGATCTCGCCCTGCGCCTTGGCAAGGGCTTCAAGGCCCGCCCCTGAGCGATCCTCGATCTGAAGTTTGAACCCACCGGTCGTGCCAAGCCCCGGCACCGGCGGCGGCGGGAATATGCCGACGAAGCCATCCGGAATCTGACTGTATTTGCCCATCAATCGCCCGGCGATGGCATTGGCGCCAAGTGCGGGATCCTTGCGCTGTTCGAACGGATCGAGCATGGCGAAGATGACGGCGGCGTTTGGCAGGTTGACGAAACCGTTGACCGACAAACCGGGGAAGGCCACCACGCTTTCAACGCCGGGCTCAGCCAGTGCGATCCTGGACATCTCCTTGACGACGGCTTCGGTCCGGTCGAGC
The genomic region above belongs to Mesorhizobium terrae and contains:
- a CDS encoding GumC family protein, which gives rise to MDDLDIRFYLSILLRRLPYLVGIVAAFTIGGIVLALLLPPLYRASAKILVEAPQIPAEMARTTVPISAADQFALIEQEIVTQDNLVALAQRQNVYPNKGEGLTGLEMADDMRDRIHFEPVELSTTRDPQNTTVFSISFDAKDPDLAAKVANDLVETMLSKNLSMRTGRASDTMQFFDQENKRLGVELTRIEADILKFKNANKDALPDSLDFRRSQQGAQQERLAQLERDEAALHSRRDNLVSLFANTGRVASAGPLSPEEQMLQDMNRALADQLTVFAENSPNVVALRARIAAVQKSLKDAQAANAAGGKAGPTELDVQLSDIDERLRFITQEKASITKNLADLAKSIAATPANETTLNSLNRNRANIQEQYNTATAMLAQASTGEQIEIRSKGGRLSMIEPAVVPEKAFQPNRRRIAGVGLAAGIGAGLGLVVLLELLNKTIRRPNELAELLQTQPLATIAYIPRDNEGPSEIWNQLPGFTQMMRLAGLIQTSASSWLRRTGLGNPFTRRAV
- a CDS encoding GMC family oxidoreductase, which encodes MIPISAHESSARPYISQSRWPLQLGELEAYHHEIESLFGTGHDSYEHISGDRPDVAMFPAFDTTLTPRWAKCPTFKQCNIATVLADDLRNLPGVEIWLGATVCDFELDRAAGCLSAITARSLGGKTLTVRANDFVIAAGTIETTRLLLLLDRISEGHAFRRCRVLGRYFQDHLKAEVATIGRGDPSATNRLFGYRFVNSVRRDLHLELSKSAQHDDAVASAFAYVAMDIAESPLADIKRLAQGLQRGRVDPGDIWRVSRNLGLVSRAAWWRIMRNQLYIPASVDLRLLVCVEQLPHRANRISLAEKRDRFGMPKALFEWGPTETEEQTFQSCVARIGAYWTQAGFDRICPLTWLVARGEGAAQIIDRAEACAHPSGSTRMGTVVEDSVVDPDLWCHEVPNVAALSASVFPTAGSANPTFTIMKLALWLGDSYLRRLSSQVAGVVAKRPSMRTVPI
- a CDS encoding glycosyltransferase, whose protein sequence is MSSHPRLSIVIPHLNEPDSLQRCLAALNAQRNPNIPFEIIVVDNGSRIPPRAACAAVPGVRLERESIPGPGPARNRGAAVANADLLAFIDADCVAAPGWVQSIVAFMDSQPDIAFLGGDIGILPTRPERLTAIEAYECVFSYRAKLYVERYGFAATGNMAVRADVFRAVGPFGGIATMEDTEWGQRASGRGLRIAYLPEAKVLTPSCKSFAELKRRWDRHISHEFGKVGRHPARVLSWLAESTLVAASPPIGLVSILRSNRVAGLRERCLAFACLTRVRLYRARRMLSLAFHNNTAVVVGSWNREKS
- a CDS encoding sugar transferase, which codes for MLDDPPRAYPLGLPLDMIPAGQGLWPRKVYFRAKRMFDCVAVLAAAPLVLPVIGTLAFFVRRDGEKAFYCQDRVGRNGKTFKLWKLRSMIPNAEAVLEQYLCENPAARAEWDANQKLRNDPRITRLGRYLRKYSIDELPQLLNVLLGDMSLVGPRPMCPEQQPYYPGTAYFFLRPGLTGPWQISDRNGCPFAERATYDTRYFHTMSFSTDMRIILRTAGVLVRGTGL
- a CDS encoding response regulator transcription factor; protein product: MSLTVENSSSLDPVHFHPERSTIAGENAIALPHPTIRAVAMIDTRMLGRECFAQSIAAQNTGLEVRAFASIEEWKSKRSLHPNISAILFNIGGRKMSESSVAEELRGLTTEFQDTPVIVMADSDELPQILKALECGARGYIPSSVNIGICVEAISLALAGGVFVPASSVLAMRKALEAGGETIHPMAGMFTLRQTEVAEALRRGKANKIIAYELHLRESTVKVHIRNIMKKLRATNRTEVAFKINDMFPDDFSARHLEAYSHK
- a CDS encoding Crp/Fnr family transcriptional regulator — encoded protein: MLEALQETAITLKPGRDLIQEGEHHHAAYILRNGWACSHKQMRDGGRQIIDIQIPGDFIGLRSLLLRTSDQGFTTLTDVELAKIGTEKIWDMFRVTPRLAVALLWVASCDQAVVVEHLVNIGKRDALARTAHFLLELGSRLSLVGHGEADSYACPLSQSILADALGVTAIHLNRVLRQLREAKLLVFKDGVITILDRKRLAEMAGFDSIYLDHQPPVRD